A genomic window from Salvia miltiorrhiza cultivar Shanhuang (shh) chromosome 5, IMPLAD_Smil_shh, whole genome shotgun sequence includes:
- the LOC131025639 gene encoding uncharacterized protein LOC131025639 encodes MICLVWNARGLGSSHAFHELRRLVTGYSPLVQFICETKVTTKKCNWWRSVLHFDGQLVVDSKGASGGLMLLWNEPCVVNVSSFSDGHIDCVIQNNDILWRFTGFYGNPDVQKRHHSWTLMQRLATSGMLNIPWLIGGDFNEITNRAESCDRSRRPWAQMRDFNSAIKFCGLKTIPCDAAFSWYNKRKGDDARFLMLDRFLCNRMMEDTFDFGEVKVLDTHGSDHNPLLLSLSVRNDHFERGNGYKSQECRPLHDRLERCQSFLKAWSRDKFESPTKKLSELRKKRLKLIQRRNLSKNFDVELQQITKDIEKITEAEELHWKQRSRANWLGLGDRNSKYFHAFVSKRRQKNTIKCLRRSDGTEVRKEGEMADEIHAYFSTIFQSSLPELSCIDEITNTCSTFLGDSAKAELAAPFSEEEVRKAIFQMHAHKAPGPDGYPPFFFQKFWGEIGDAVTNEVLNVLNGNSSIRHWNKTHIVLIPKVKKPKDVKDFRPISLCNTSYKMVAKVLANRLRTVLNLVIDESQSAFIPGRLISDNIILGYECMHWIRNKKLGHEAFATAKLDMSKAYDRVEWRFLRAMMVVLRFPLHLVDLVMQCISTVEFSFVINCKVYGSLFASRGLRQGCPLSPFLFVLCAQGFSSLLKSYENQGLLSGVIMARHCPSITNLFFADDSLIFFKAEEEGARCLGTVLQKYAKASGQIINYEKSTISFSPNMRPPDTVLVTEILGISETTGHALYLGLPTFVPRQKKLHFDYLRDRVYKKLNGWDHKFFSAGGKQTFIKSVIQSIPTYAMACFRIPVGICADIEKACSQFWWGDSDKGKKMHWAKWERLCQPKSRGGLGFRQLIPFNQALLAKQVWRLIKHPNSLLARVLKQRYFRDEDVMTAKISPNCSFVWRSICWGRELLGQGLRWKVGNGKSIRAFHDRWNPGSGIWDSSLGEENSNPMMVGDFVSTNAKWDLDKLLNFFPQYVVDSICSIEGLNDQKMDLRFWAFDERGRYVVKFGYLCATNFYSPHPYSPSCELTSWWKKFWALNLPPKVLHFAWRMLFNMIAMNGNLVSHHVPTLGFCFWCKKEWGSTSHGLLWCDKVRAAWKATVFWEDIRCFKHLSMEDLCRLVADKKGIDGLERWLFLLWFVWKFLCDIKHENKSGDSELNLLVGDRMLSSFQKARQQVFVEQRLLPREGSRLWQPPPQGLLRLDVDVSYHDAGRRVGMGFILRDALGKIVAAGCQRIGHTATVLLGELHALLLAIGFCLENDTGPVVVYSDSLLAIHVLQDSHHGSDSLCDDLWEVFSHARTFVVVDFLHARREANRAAHELARLSVSVSDVMIWKSGFPD; translated from the exons ATGATTTGCCTAGTTTGGAATGCGCGGGGGTTGGGGAGCTCCCACGCATTCCATGAACTCCGTCGGTTAGTTACCGGCTACTCCCCGCTTGTGCAGTTCATTTGCGAGACAAAAGTCACTACGAAGAAATGTAATTGGTGGCGTTCTGTCCTACATTTTGATGGACAACTGGTCGTTGATTCTAAAGGTGCGAGTGGCGGGCTTATGCTCCTTTGGAATGAACCTTGCGTGGTTAACGTGTCAAGTTTTTCCGACGGACACATTGATTGTGTAATACAAAACAATGATATTTTGTGGAGATTCACGGGTTTTTACGGCAATCCAGATGTGCAAAAGAGACATCATTCCTGGACTCTCATGCAAAGGCTAGCAACTAGTGGAATGCTTAATATTCCTTGGCTCATTGGAGGAGATTTCAATGAGATCACCAACAGAGCTGAAAGTTGTGATAGAAGCAGGCGGCCGTGGGCTCAGATGCGTGATTTCAACAGCGCTATAAAATTTTGTGGCCTTAAAACAATCCCATGTGACGCAGCTTTTTCTTGGTACAATAAGAGAAAAGGCGACGACGCTCGTTTCTTGATGCTTGATCGGTTCCTGTGTAATAGGATGATGGAAGACACTTTTGATTTTGGGGAAGTGAAAGTTCTGGATACACACGGCTCGGATCACAATCCGCTCTTGCTTTCGCTGTCAGTTCGCAATGATCATTTTGAACGGGGGAATGGTTACAAAAG CCAGGAGTGTCGACCACTTCATGACAGATTGGAGAGGTGTCAAAGTTTCTTGAAAGCTTGGTCCAGGGACAAGTTCGAGTCTCCCACTAAAAAGTTATCTGAACTCCGAAAAAAACGTCTTAAACTTATACAAAGGAGGAACCTTTCAAAgaattttgatgttgagctccAGCAGATTACGAAGGATATTGAGAAGATTACCGAAGCTGAGGAACTTCACTGGAAGCAAAGATCCCGAGCTAATTGGTTGGGCTTGGGAGATAGGAATTCAAAGTATTTCCATGCTTTCGTTAGCAAGCGAAGACAGAAGAATACTATTAAATGTTTGCGCAGGAGCGACGGAACGGAGGTTAGAAAAGAGGGAGAAATGGCAGATGAGATCCATGCTTATTTCAGCACCATCTTTCAGTCCAGTCTGCCAGAGCTCTCTTGTATTGATGAAATCACGAATACCTGCTCTACTTTCTTAGGGGATTCTGCTAAAGCCGAGTTGGCAGCCCCATTTTCTGAGGAAGAAGTTCGCAAAGCGATTTTCCAAATGCATGCTCATAAAGCCCCGGGGCCCGATGGCTACCCACCGTTCTTCTTCCAAAAGTTTTGGGGGGAAATTGGAGATGCCGTGACTAATGAGGTCTTAAATGTACTCAACGGAAATTCTTCTATTCGCCACTGGAATAAGACACACATCGTTCTCATCCCCAAAGTCAAGAAGCCCAAAGATGTTAAAGATTTCAGGCCCATCAGTCTCTGCAATACCTCGTACAAGATGGTGGCAAAAGTTCTTGCAAATCGCCTGAGAACGGTCCTCAATTTGGTGATAGATGAGTCTCAGAGTGCGTTCATCCCGGGCCGTCTAATTTCTGATAACATTATTCTTGGCTACGAGTGTATGCACTGGATCCGAAACAAGAAGTTGGGGCATGAGGCCTTTGCTACAGCCAAACTCGACATGAGTAAGGCGTATGACAGAGTTGAGTGGAGATTTCTGCGAGCGATGATGGTGGTCCTTCGTTTCCCTTTGCATTTGGTGGATTTGGTGATGCAATGTATTTCTACCGTGGAGTTTTCGTTTGTGATCAACTGTAAAGTCTATGGCTCGCTTTTTGCTTCACGAGGATTGAGACAAGGATGCCCACTTTCGccatttttgtttgttttatgtGCTCAGggcttctcttctcttctcaaAAGCTACGAGAATCAAGGCCTGTTGAGCGGGGTTATCATGGCACGTCATTGCCCGTCTATCACAAATTTGTTCTTTGCTGACGATAGTTTGATTTTCTTCAAGGCGGAAGAAGAGGGAGCACGGTGTTTGGGTACTGTTCTTCAAAAATATGCAAAAGCTTCTGGACAAATCATTAATTATGAGAAATCTACTATTTCTTTCAGTCCCAATATGCGGCCCCCAGATACTGTTTTGGTGACGGAGATTCTTGGGATCAGTGAAACTACCGGCCATGCTTTGTATTTAGGATTGCCTACATTTGTCCCTCGCCAAAAGAAATTACACTTTGATTATCTGAGGGATAGAGTGTATAAAAAACTCAATGGATGGGATCATAAGTTCTTTTCGGCTGGAGGAAAACAAACTTTTATTAAATCAGTTATCCAATCGATCCCCACTTACGCAATGGCGTGTTTCCGTATTCCGGTTGGTATTTGCGCTGATATTGAAAAGGCTTGCAGCCAATTCTGGTGGGGTGATAGTGACAAGGGGAAGAAGATGCACTGGGCTAAATGGGAGCGTTTGTGTCAGCCTAAATCGAGGGGAGGTCTCGGCTTTCGGCAGCTTATTCCTTTCAATCAGGCATTGTTGGCTAAACAGGTATGGCGTCTCATTAAACACCCCAACTCTCTTTTGGCCCGGGTGCTCAAGCAACGTTATTTTCGTGATGAAGACGTCATGACAGCCAAGATCTCTCCAAACTGCTCTTTTGTTTGGAGATCGATTTGTTGGGGAAGAGAGCTTCTTGGTCAAGGCTTAAGGTGGAAAGTGGGGAACGGCAAAAGCATTCGTGCCTTTCATGATAGATGGAATCCCGGCTCTGGTATTTGGGATTCGAGCCTTGGTGAGGAAAACTCTAATCCTATGATGGTTGGGGACTTTGTTTCGACAAATGCGAAGTGGGATTTGGATAAACTGCTTAATTTCTTCCCCCAGTATGTTGTGGATTCTATCTGTTCGATTGAAGGTCTCAATGATCAAAAGATGGACCTTAGGTTTTGGGCTTTTGATGAGAGGGGCAGGTATGTGGTGAAATTCGGTTATTTATGTGCTACTAATTTTTATTCTCCTCATCCCTATTCGCCTTCTTGTGAACTGACTAGTTGGTGGAAGAAATTTTGGGCTCTTAATCTGCCACCCAAGGTTCTTCATTTTGCTTGGCGTATGCTCTTTAACATGATTGCTATGAACGGAAATCTTGTTTCTCATCACGTTCCGACTTTGGGTTTCTGTTTTTGGTGCAAGAAAGAGTGGGGTTCGACATCTCATGGTCTTTTGTGGTGTGATAAGGTGCGGGCAGCTTGGAAGGCGACTGTTTTCTGGGAAGATATTCGCTGCTTTAAACACCTTTCGATGGAGGACTTATGCCGTCTTGTAGCGGATAAAAAAGGGATCGATGGGCTGGAGAGATGGCTGTTTTTGCTGTGGTTTGTGTGGAAATTCCTTTGTGATATCAAACATGAGAACAAATCAGGTGATTCTGAACTGAATCTTTTGGTGGGGGATCGCATGCTAAGCTCGTTCCAGAAAGCTCGTCAACAAGTTTTTGTTGAGCAGCGCCTTTTGCCGAGGGAAGGTTCTCGCCTTTGGCAGCCTCCCCCTCAAGGATTGCTTCGGCTTGATGTGGATGTCTCCTATCACGATGCAGGTAGACGAGTGGGGATGGGTTTTATTCTTCGTGATGCGCTTGGGAAAATTGTTGCAGCTGGATGTCAGAGAATTGGCCATACAGCTACGGTCCTGCTTGGTGAACTTCACGCCCTTCTGCTTGCCATTGGGTTTTGTTTGGAAAATGATACAGGTCCTGTGGTTGTTTATTCGGATTCCTTGCTCGCCATTCACGTTCTTCAAGACTCTCACCATGGTTCGGATTCGCTCTGTGATGATCTTTGGGAAGTTTTTTCTCATGCTAGAACTTTTGTTGTTGTGGATTTTCTTCATGCTCGTCGTGAAGCTAATCGAGCAGCTCATGAGCTTGCTCGTCTTTCTGTTTCTGTCTCTGATGTAATGATCTGGAAGTCCGGTTTTCCCGACTAG
- the LOC130986649 gene encoding tubulin beta chain-like, with amino-acid sequence MREILHIQGGQCGNQIGSKFWEVICDEHDVDTTGKYKGGSHMQLERINVYFNEASEGRYVPRAVLMDLEPGTMDSIRAGPYGLIFRPDNFVFGQSGAGNNWAKGHYTEGAELIDSVLDVVRKEAESCDCMQGFQVCHSLGGGTGSGMGTLLISKIREEFPDRMMLTFSVFPSPKVSDTVVEPYNATLSVHQLVENADECMVLDNEALYDICFRTLKLTTPSFGDLNHLISATMSGVTCCLRFPGQLNSDLRKLAVNLIPFPRLHFFMVGFAPLTSRGSQNYVSLTVPELSLQMWDAKNMMCAADPRNGRYLTASAVFRGKMSTKEVDEQMLHVQNKNSSYFVEWIPNNVKSSVCDIPPTGLKMSSTFVGNSTSIQEMFRRVSEQFTAMFRRKAFLHWYTGEGMDEMEFTEAESNMNDLVAEYQQYQDAVADEEDYDDGAAAQDYDDN; translated from the exons ATGAGAGAGATCCTTCATATTCAAGGAGGACAATGCGGAAATCAGATCGGGTCGAAATTCTGGGAGGTGATCTGCGACGAGCACGATGTGGACACAACCGGAAAGTACAAGGGCGGGTCCCACATGCAGCTTGAGCGCATCAACGTCTATTTCAACGAGGCGTCTGAGGGGAGGTACGTCCCACGCGCCGTGCTCATGGATCTCGAGCCCGGCACCATGGATTCTATCCGGGCTGGGCCCTACGGCCTGATATTTCGGCCCGACAATTTTGTATTCGGGCAGTCTGGCGCCGGCAATAACTGGGCCAAGGGACATTACACGGAGGGCGCTGAGCTCATCGACTCGGTGCTCGACGTTGTTAGGAAGGAGGCCGAGAGTTGTGATTGCATGCAAG GATTCCAAGTGTGCCACTCACTAGGCGGCGGCACAGGGTCTGGCATGGGCACCCTCCTTATCTCAAAGATTAGAGAGGAATTCCCCGACAGGATGATGCTCACCTTCTCTGTTTTCCCTTCTCCAAAGGTCTCGGACACCGTGGTGGAGCCCTACAATGCCACCCTCTCCGTCCACCAGCTAGTCGAAAATGCGGACGAATGCATGGTCCTCGACAACGAAGCTCTCTACGACATCTGTTTCCGCACTCTCAAGCTCACCACTCCCAGCT TTGGCGACCTAAACCACCTGATCTCGGCCACAATGAGCGGGGTGACGTGCTGCCTGCGATTTCCAGGGCAGCTCAACTCAGACCTGCGGAAGCTGGCGGTGAACCTCATTCCGTTCCCGCGGCTCCACTTCTTCATGGTGGGGTTCGCCCCGCTCACCTCCCGGGGCTCCCAGAACTACGTGTCCCTAACGGTGCCGGAGCTGTCCCTGCAGATGTGGGATGCCAAGAACATGATGTGCGCGGCCGACCCCCGCAACGGCCGCTACCTCACAGCGTCGGCCGTGTTCCGGGGGAAGATGAGCACCAAGGAGGTGGACGAGCAGATGCTGCACGTGCAGAACAAGAACTCCTCCTACTTTGTGGAGTGGATACCTAACAACGTCAAGTCGAGCGTGTGCGACATACCCCCCACGGGGCTCAAGATGTCCTCCACCTTCGTCGGCAACTCCACCTCCATCCAGGAGATGTTTCGCCGCGTCAGCGAGCAGTTCACCGCCATGTTCCGTCGCAAGGCCTTCCTACATTGGTACACCGGGGAGGGCATGGACGAGATGGAGTTCACCGAGGCCGAGAGCAACATGAACGATCTTGTCGCTGAGTACCAGCAGTATCAAGACGCCGTCGCCGATGAAGAAGACTATGACGACGGAGCCGCCGCTCAAGATTATGATGACAACTAA